In Sphingobacterium zeae, one genomic interval encodes:
- a CDS encoding efflux RND transporter periplasmic adaptor subunit — translation MNKLRILCLLLGTVGMLASCRSSNANADQKEELKNIPVASLMVMDTTVYQEYIADVQALKNVEIRSKLNGFLDKIYVDEGVWVKKGQLLFKYNNEEYRSELAKAKAQYDNAIAESQKIKLEMERTQKLVDKNIVSPSEYNLLKIQLKASNSKIEEARALVNQAQTRLDYTVIRAPFDGRIDRILLREGSLLTEGSLITTISDLSKVNVYFDISEREYLALMRDKLNGKETQKSVKLILANGELYPHEGIAHLVESEFEANTGSIALRVQFPNAEHILKHGATGKIAVPMETGEHTFVHQKSVFEIQDKTYVYTLQADSTVKMTPFSAGPRVGHYYIVDGGLDSNAKVVYEGVQGLRSGMKINPKMRKL, via the coding sequence ATGAACAAATTACGGATACTGTGCCTTTTACTTGGCACGGTTGGGATGTTGGCATCATGCCGCTCCTCTAATGCTAACGCTGATCAGAAAGAAGAACTCAAAAATATACCCGTTGCATCTTTGATGGTGATGGACACCACCGTTTATCAGGAGTATATTGCAGATGTTCAAGCCTTAAAAAACGTCGAGATTCGCTCAAAACTGAATGGTTTTTTGGATAAAATCTATGTCGATGAAGGCGTCTGGGTAAAGAAAGGACAGCTATTATTTAAATATAATAATGAGGAATACCGATCAGAATTAGCCAAAGCCAAAGCACAGTATGATAATGCTATTGCCGAATCTCAAAAGATAAAACTGGAGATGGAACGAACTCAAAAATTGGTTGACAAGAATATTGTGAGTCCTTCGGAGTATAATTTATTAAAGATTCAGCTAAAAGCATCCAATTCTAAAATAGAGGAAGCTCGTGCGTTGGTTAATCAGGCGCAGACAAGATTGGATTATACCGTTATACGGGCTCCATTCGACGGTCGTATAGACCGTATCTTACTGCGTGAGGGCTCTCTTTTGACCGAAGGAAGTTTGATTACAACCATCTCTGACCTCAGCAAAGTGAATGTTTATTTTGATATTTCTGAACGGGAGTATCTAGCACTTATGCGCGATAAGCTCAATGGCAAAGAAACGCAAAAGTCGGTGAAATTAATTTTAGCCAATGGCGAGCTTTATCCACATGAAGGAATTGCGCATCTTGTTGAAAGTGAGTTTGAAGCCAATACAGGATCGATTGCGCTTCGGGTCCAATTCCCAAATGCCGAACATATCCTAAAACACGGTGCAACTGGTAAGATCGCGGTGCCTATGGAGACAGGGGAGCACACTTTTGTACATCAAAAATCAGTATTTGAGATTCAGGATAAAACCTATGTGTACACACTACAGGCAGATAGTACCGTTAAAATGACACCTTTTAGTGCTGGTCCGCGTGTAGGACATTATTATATTGTGGACGGAGGTTTGGATTCCAACGCCAAAGTTGTTTATGAAGGAGTGCAAGGACTGCGGAGTGGAATGAAAATTAATCCAAAAATGAGGAAATTGTAG